The Trichocoleus sp. FACHB-46 genome segment GACGCTGAAGGGCGAGCCAAGCCTGTGATTTTGGCGATCGTAGAAGAAGCGCTTAGTGCTGGGATTGAATCGGTCGGGATTGTGGTGCAGCCCAGCGATCGCGAGCTGTTTGAAACCTTCTTTAAAGCACCACCCGAGGGAGATTATTTCCAGAAACTAGTGGCGAAACAGGGCCCTTACTTGGACTATCTTCAGGAGGTAGGCGATCGCATCACAATTTTGACCCAGGAGCAGCAAGAGGGCTTCGGTCATGCGGTCTTCTGTGCCAAAGACTGGGTACAGGATGAGCCGTTTCTGCTGCTCTTAGGTGATCACGTCTACAAGTCTGATTTGGAGGTCTCCTGTGCGGCTCAGATGTTGGCTATGTTCGAGCGCTGCGGCAAGAGTGTCATTAGTCTGGAAGTGACCCCAGCCGCCGAGATTAGCCATAGAGGATGTGTGACAGGTACGTGGCAGGAGCCACAGGTATTGCTAGACGTGACTCAGTTGGTGGAAAAGCCAGAGGTAGAGTATGCGCGGCAACATCTACATATACCTGGCATGGACCCGGATCAATTGCTATCTATTTTCGGCATGTATGTGCTGCCACCACAAATTTTTGACTACCTGGAAGAGCAGATCCGAGGCAATTTACGCGATCGCAATGAATTTCAGCTCACCTCTGGCCTAGAGCGGCTGCGGCAAGAGTTAGGCATGATGGGCTATATGGTGCAAGGGCGATCGTTTGATACAGGATTACCAGACGCATACCGCCAAGCCCTAATTGAGTTTCGGCAGCCTTAGGAAGTGGGCAAGGGAAACTCAATACTAAATCGCGTCTGTGCGGCTTCACTAGCGACGTGGATGGTCGCGCCTAACCGTTCGACCCGTTTCTTGACTAACGCTAAGCCTAAGCCAGTACCGCTATACTTCCAGGGATCGTTGTTGGGGATGCGGTAGAACTTATCAAAAATGCGATCGCATTCCTCCACTGGGATCTCCACCCCAGAATTGCTGATATGTAGCTGTAACCGTTCGGGGGTAGCCTCGGCGGAGATTTTAATCTGCTCACCTGGGGGGGTGTATTTACAGGCGTTACCAAGCAACTCCGACAAGACGCGCTCTAAATCAATCAGGTCTGTAGTGAGAGCAGGGAGATCATCAGGGAGATCAACCTGGATTTGCTGCTGTTGAGTATGAGCCCGTTCCATAAAAGTTTCTGCTACATGCGGCACCCAAGTACTAAGTTTGATGCTGGTTAATAGTAAGGGTTCTGCATCAGCATCTAGGCGGGACAAGTCTAGCAGGTCATTAATTAAGCTAATTTCTTGTTCACATTCGCTCTGCAAAATCTGGAAATAACGCTCTAAATCTGCTGATGGTGGTATCTCTAGCGGCTCTAAAGTCATCTTCAACATCTGAGTTGCCATTTTGATGTTGGAGATAGGAGTGCGTAACTCATGGGATATGGTGCTTAAAAAGTCATCCTTGAGACCATTGAGTCTTTCTAGGGCTGCCACTTGGGCCTGAGCCGCCTGATAGAGCCGCGCTTGGCGAATAGCGATCGCGCATTGGTTGGCTACTTGCTGCACTAAATGTAATTCTAAATCTCTAAAAGGATAGTCTTTGTCATTGACCAAGCGTAGATCTCCTAATACTCCTTGGTCATCCACGATCGCGCAAGCCAGCATGGCAACTCGCCCTTGAATCGGATGGGGGATTAAGTTGCACAACTGTAGGGATTGCCCTTCTTGGAGTTGCTCATATTCAGGGAAATAGGCCATCTCGATCACAGAGCCTTGCTCTGAAAACATAGAGGCAGTGTATTCATAAGCGATCGTCGCAGTTTGTTGGGTCAGATCGTACAGAGCTGCTTGGCAACGATTTACGCCTAGTACTAGAGCTAACTCCTGCACAACAGTAGCTAAAATTTGTCCTTCATCCAAGCTATCCCGCAACTTATCGGTGATGCGCTTGAGCATGTCATTAAAGTCGAGGACTTGATGCAACTGAGCAGTATACTGGCGTAGCGATCGCTCGGCCTGCTTGCGTTGCGTAATATCGTGAAAGATACAGTGAATTGCCTTGAGCTGATCTGCTTCAAATCGGCTGCTCAAGGTGCCTTCAACTATAACTTCTCGTCCCTCTTTACCCAAAAATGTGATTTCCAAGCTGCGGGTAGCGGGTTTTGCCTGCACCCAGTAGATTGCTTCTAGCCATCGTCCTCGGCTTTGCGGATGCACAATGTCTATGGCTAAGTTGTTGAGGTCCGCTTCGTCATAACCCAACGTATGTTTCCATGCGGGGTTGACATAGAGCAACTCCCCAGACGGAGACATGATATGGATTAAATCATTGGCATGGTCTAAGAAGTTTTGCAACCGTGCTTGGCTCGTGCGCAGTTCAGCGTTTACAGCTTCTAATTGGTCTGCTTGCCGTTGGATCTGAGCAGTCTTCTGAAACAGCTCTACAAAGGCAGCTACCTTGGAGAGGAGAATTTCTGGCTCAATCGGTTTGAATAAATAATCTACTGCTCCGACCGAATAGCCTTTGTAAACCAGCTGGTCGCTGTTGTGGAGCGCCGTCATGAAAATAATCGGGATATGGCGCGATCGCGCGCGGCTACGAATTAGAGTCGCCGTCTCAAATCCATCCATTTCCGGCATTTGGATATCGAGCAAAATCAGAGCAAAGTCTTGCTCCAGCAAGCACTTCAAGGCTTCTTTACCCGAACAAACTCGCACCAAATTTTGACCTAAACTAGCGAGAACTCCTTCTAGCGCTAGCAA includes the following:
- a CDS encoding UTP--glucose-1-phosphate uridylyltransferase, producing the protein MLPAIAVPQLSSSPSVRKAVIPAAGFGTRLFPATKAVKKELFPIIDAEGRAKPVILAIVEEALSAGIESVGIVVQPSDRELFETFFKAPPEGDYFQKLVAKQGPYLDYLQEVGDRITILTQEQQEGFGHAVFCAKDWVQDEPFLLLLGDHVYKSDLEVSCAAQMLAMFERCGKSVISLEVTPAAEISHRGCVTGTWQEPQVLLDVTQLVEKPEVEYARQHLHIPGMDPDQLLSIFGMYVLPPQIFDYLEEQIRGNLRDRNEFQLTSGLERLRQELGMMGYMVQGRSFDTGLPDAYRQALIEFRQP
- a CDS encoding ATP-binding protein; this encodes MMQTEPPVNILLVDDHVENLLALEGVLASLGQNLVRVCSGKEALKCLLEQDFALILLDIQMPEMDGFETATLIRSRARSRHIPIIFMTALHNSDQLVYKGYSVGAVDYLFKPIEPEILLSKVAAFVELFQKTAQIQRQADQLEAVNAELRTSQARLQNFLDHANDLIHIMSPSGELLYVNPAWKHTLGYDEADLNNLAIDIVHPQSRGRWLEAIYWVQAKPATRSLEITFLGKEGREVIVEGTLSSRFEADQLKAIHCIFHDITQRKQAERSLRQYTAQLHQVLDFNDMLKRITDKLRDSLDEGQILATVVQELALVLGVNRCQAALYDLTQQTATIAYEYTASMFSEQGSVIEMAYFPEYEQLQEGQSLQLCNLIPHPIQGRVAMLACAIVDDQGVLGDLRLVNDKDYPFRDLELHLVQQVANQCAIAIRQARLYQAAQAQVAALERLNGLKDDFLSTISHELRTPISNIKMATQMLKMTLEPLEIPPSADLERYFQILQSECEQEISLINDLLDLSRLDADAEPLLLTSIKLSTWVPHVAETFMERAHTQQQQIQVDLPDDLPALTTDLIDLERVLSELLGNACKYTPPGEQIKISAEATPERLQLHISNSGVEIPVEECDRIFDKFYRIPNNDPWKYSGTGLGLALVKKRVERLGATIHVASEAAQTRFSIEFPLPTS